A region of Myxococcus stipitatus DSM 14675 DNA encodes the following proteins:
- a CDS encoding ribonucleotide-diphosphate reductase subunit beta has product MLLEPGLNLTLRPMAYPAFFEMYRNAIKNTWTVEEVDFSTDLVDLRSKMTDAERHLIHRLVAFFATGDSIVGNNLVLNLYKHINAPEARMYLSRQLFEEALHVQFYLTLLDTYVPDPAERAKAFAAIDNIPSIQRKARFCMKWMDSIHDVDALKTKDERRRFLLNLICFAGCIEGLFFFAAFAYVYFLRSKGLLNGLAAGTNWVFRDESAHMGFAFECIQVARKEEPDLFDAKMERDVEAMMREAVECETQFAQDLLSGGVAGLSVQEMRGYLEYVADQRLQMLGIPAVFKTKNPLSFMDLQDVQELTNFFERRVSAYQVAVGVGAANDVVLDATF; this is encoded by the coding sequence ATGCTGCTGGAACCCGGACTGAACCTGACGCTGCGCCCGATGGCGTACCCGGCATTCTTCGAGATGTATCGGAATGCCATCAAGAACACCTGGACCGTGGAGGAGGTGGATTTCTCCACGGACCTGGTGGACCTGCGGTCGAAGATGACGGACGCCGAGCGTCACCTCATCCACCGCCTGGTCGCCTTCTTCGCGACGGGTGACAGCATCGTCGGCAACAACCTGGTGCTGAACCTGTACAAGCACATCAACGCCCCCGAGGCGCGGATGTACCTGTCGCGCCAGCTCTTCGAGGAAGCGCTGCACGTCCAGTTCTACCTGACGCTGCTGGACACGTACGTGCCGGATCCGGCCGAGCGCGCCAAGGCGTTCGCCGCCATCGACAACATCCCCTCCATCCAGCGCAAGGCGCGCTTCTGCATGAAGTGGATGGACAGCATCCACGACGTGGACGCGCTGAAGACGAAGGATGAGCGCCGCCGGTTCCTCTTGAACCTCATCTGCTTCGCGGGCTGCATCGAAGGGCTCTTCTTCTTCGCCGCCTTCGCCTACGTGTACTTCCTGCGCAGCAAGGGCCTGCTCAACGGGCTCGCCGCGGGGACGAACTGGGTGTTCCGCGACGAGAGCGCCCACATGGGCTTCGCCTTCGAGTGCATCCAGGTGGCTCGCAAGGAGGAGCCGGACCTCTTCGACGCGAAGATGGAGCGCGACGTGGAGGCGATGATGCGCGAGGCGGTGGAGTGCGAGACGCAGTTCGCCCAGGACCTCCTGAGCGGCGGCGTCGCGGGCCTGTCCGTGCAGGAGATGCGCGGCTACCTGGAGTACGTCGCCGACCAGCGCCTGCAGATGCTGGGCATCCCCGCCGTGTTCAAGACGAAGAACCCGCTCTCCTTCATGGACCTGCAGGACGTGCAGGAGCTCACCAACTTCTTCGAGCGCCGCGTGTCCGCCTACCAGGTCGCCGTCGGCGTGGGCGCCGCCAACGACGTGGTGCTCGACGCCACGTTCTAG
- a CDS encoding RHS repeat-associated core domain-containing protein, which produces MADSTGRLTDQFSVDKDGGAAYAFELKVPPGTAGLAPSLGIAYNSGGSDGLLGVGWGLSGLSSITRAGRTVAQDGRHGSVNYDLDDRFILDGQRLMAVSGTYGQPQTTYHTEIQTWRKVVPHYPSGWDVQRGPQSFTVQTRDGQTWEYGATVDSRVPASANLPAIRLWSLNRVTDRHGNFMTVTYELDAQNNAHYPKLIEYTDNLKSPIARKRQVRFTFTDRQDVTTTYVGGHPIRITRLLSQVQTSVGDVLARTYRFEYQPSRATRRPLLQSVATEARDTSLPRTTFSWQGQTEADPTLFQAPRSLGKSMPGGLRIPMDVSGKGLTDVLHAHQSNMQLRLDLYLSTGSGLDGPHPVDLGGAQLAWGGTFCPLDVDADGRMDLLYAANNGGKLGLTLFKATERNGRWTLVREGAAHGAGPENLLWGGQLLALDVDGDGRTDLVYATNNAGVLKLDVLFSSGTRFAPSASGPTTTTLPFGGLLLPLDIDGNGQTDLIYGANDGGFLKITGLRALPERQGFQQETTPLLPSSARVTWGGSLLPIHLNGDGQIDLLNAYTDGTTLNLRALHNTGKGFVVQDLGSTGLKYGGVIPHIMPADVTGKGRDDLVLVGEYRRDGDANPRRVAVLLNEGSTLRYHAKVSQVPAFVAAGESTSALGLTGLGKADLLHVDGSGAVHLLAATVEYPDLVSSLTNGLGGRFELTYKPLTNPTVYTREPPASDTVDTQSLFNNQLPGATYALATNPGTQTPAVAMSFASRSVQYPRYVVSDYTQVYSETQRYAHHFTFAGARMSLQGRGWLGFAAWTKKDPHTGPAGALTETRYHQEFPRTYAVVSQTVRRASDRALMVRSEYDYATPASAGVYQLQTTEVRKKLYTFATSDTPDCVRTRAFQYDAYGNATSITQSTTGAPAATLYTRQTFQNSVEQHRFGFLTERRQSADAQGNQTLRWDRKTYDPTTWDEKTHSRWSGADTWQVYSYQYDDWGNQTRMEDPAKGVVTHVYESTYRTFPSKRILPTPPSGRALEFEFHYDATTGVLTSQTQPNGTREVHQHDGLGRPVETQRMGPGETMVPALRFERGADATGRFRKTLTRQDWKKDVWAVRTEYVDGFGRVTRTTNQGQENGALVGRAIIEDTVLDAHDQPVEQSLPYFSGDTSKRAQAVAYDEYERVVRRETSAAGTAPNVSTYAYPRVNRVVLTEGASSSTPRTRTMTHGYYGDSQALTELQDGQGHITRYTYDAVGRRLSATDPKVETTFTHDGLDRNTAITTRSGSTTFTRETYAYRDEQREWTHTDGAGLVTTFQHDALRRVTSKTAGTDQTRYTYDEQTSPFSLGQLTSVQLPDGSAYAYGHDADGNTTSVKLTLDGTAYTLNQDFTPTRLVSRITYPDAAKTEVSYHRDALQRLLKITEGPQEHLVQSDFTALGAPAVARYGNGVRTTWTYTPDGHLLTQDVFTKDERPASASTLEWNAFWQVSAVRDRLEAPLTQSFTHDGLGQLVKAQGGGYGLQEFAYDGACSLTSKAGLTLERSGHQIARGYTPASPDALHTRYDANGSLVELKYQGATLTLSYDSARRLQQAGEVRFTYDQDGRRLKKVEPQLTTYYVAPCYEVVVFANGARQHTRYVLDGDQLVSSVTLAESGTPPGANAGVPSVGTRYFHLNNTQSTSLVTEERGQVASTLDYDPFGAPRLRSGSDDFRRKHSGLELDSTGLYYAASRYYSPLLGGFISADVQMGASEDRMGAFNRYAYVLNDPVTLIDPMGLGFFDSIANFFTNTLPNWVSKHWQEIVSYTIDIALIAGGIALSFVPGLQGVAAFAIGVAVGGMVGAGLGGLAYNISANATGKEFSWADWGTQVGIGAAAGAIAGGFAGVGELAATSLNLASRSLLNIGLRAGVDAIGGVVSGLSSQLIGNAVAGAPLAADLTFAAILGGVGGALGSVVANGGKAMLTRVARSLDSVDGLTDGLRRANYNLSGPTMQLEVEGMRKVIALSLGGTFGTSLGYTLSYLHAEQLFLPGMK; this is translated from the coding sequence ATGGCAGACAGCACGGGAAGGCTTACGGACCAGTTCAGCGTCGACAAGGATGGCGGCGCGGCCTACGCCTTCGAGCTCAAGGTCCCCCCGGGCACGGCGGGCCTCGCCCCCAGCCTGGGCATTGCCTACAACAGTGGAGGGAGTGACGGCCTCCTCGGTGTGGGCTGGGGCCTCAGTGGCCTGTCCTCCATCACTCGCGCGGGGCGAACGGTCGCGCAGGATGGCCGCCACGGCAGCGTCAACTATGACTTGGACGACCGCTTCATCCTGGACGGGCAGCGATTGATGGCGGTGTCTGGGACCTACGGACAACCCCAGACAACCTATCACACCGAAATCCAGACATGGCGAAAGGTGGTCCCCCACTACCCCTCCGGCTGGGATGTCCAGCGGGGCCCCCAATCCTTCACCGTCCAGACGCGAGATGGACAGACATGGGAGTACGGGGCGACGGTGGACTCGCGAGTCCCCGCCTCCGCCAACCTCCCGGCCATCCGCCTCTGGTCTCTCAATCGCGTCACGGACCGTCACGGTAATTTCATGACGGTGACGTACGAATTGGATGCACAGAACAACGCGCACTACCCGAAGCTCATCGAATACACAGACAACCTCAAGAGCCCCATCGCCCGGAAGCGGCAGGTGAGGTTCACCTTCACGGACCGCCAGGACGTCACCACCACCTACGTGGGCGGCCATCCCATCCGCATCACTCGCCTGCTCTCCCAGGTGCAGACCTCCGTCGGGGACGTCCTCGCGAGGACCTACCGCTTCGAATACCAACCCAGTCGAGCCACCCGCCGGCCGCTGCTCCAGTCCGTGGCCACGGAGGCGCGCGACACGTCGCTGCCCCGCACCACCTTCTCCTGGCAGGGACAAACAGAGGCGGACCCCACGCTGTTCCAGGCCCCTCGGAGCCTGGGCAAGAGCATGCCGGGCGGGCTGCGCATCCCCATGGATGTGAGCGGCAAGGGCCTCACGGACGTGCTGCACGCCCATCAGTCCAACATGCAGCTCCGCCTGGACCTCTATCTCTCCACGGGCAGCGGGCTGGACGGCCCCCATCCCGTGGACCTGGGCGGGGCACAGCTCGCCTGGGGCGGCACCTTCTGCCCGCTCGACGTGGACGCCGACGGCCGCATGGACTTGCTCTATGCCGCCAACAACGGGGGCAAGCTGGGGCTGACGCTCTTCAAGGCCACCGAGCGCAACGGGCGCTGGACGCTGGTGCGAGAGGGCGCCGCCCATGGCGCCGGGCCTGAGAACCTGTTGTGGGGCGGGCAGTTGCTCGCGCTGGACGTGGATGGAGACGGCCGCACGGACCTCGTCTACGCCACCAACAACGCGGGCGTGCTGAAGCTGGACGTCCTGTTCTCCAGCGGCACCCGCTTCGCCCCTTCAGCCTCCGGGCCCACCACGACGACGTTGCCCTTCGGCGGGCTCCTGCTGCCCTTGGACATCGATGGCAACGGGCAGACGGACCTCATCTACGGCGCGAACGACGGCGGCTTCCTGAAGATCACCGGGCTCCGGGCACTTCCAGAGCGCCAGGGCTTCCAGCAGGAGACCACGCCCCTCCTCCCCTCCTCCGCACGGGTGACGTGGGGCGGCAGCCTCCTGCCCATCCATCTCAACGGCGATGGGCAGATAGACCTCCTCAATGCCTACACGGATGGGACGACCCTGAACCTGCGGGCCTTGCACAACACGGGCAAGGGCTTCGTCGTCCAGGACCTGGGGAGCACCGGCCTCAAGTATGGCGGCGTCATTCCCCACATCATGCCGGCGGACGTCACGGGCAAGGGACGCGATGACCTGGTCCTCGTCGGCGAGTACCGGCGCGACGGGGACGCCAACCCCCGCCGCGTCGCCGTGCTCCTGAATGAAGGCAGCACACTGCGCTACCACGCGAAGGTGTCCCAGGTGCCCGCCTTCGTCGCGGCCGGGGAGTCCACCTCGGCGCTGGGACTGACGGGCCTGGGCAAGGCCGACCTGCTGCACGTGGACGGCTCCGGCGCGGTGCATCTGCTGGCGGCAACCGTCGAATACCCAGACCTGGTCTCCAGCCTCACCAACGGCCTGGGGGGCCGCTTCGAGCTCACCTACAAACCCCTGACGAATCCCACCGTCTACACGCGGGAGCCGCCCGCCTCCGACACCGTCGACACCCAATCCCTGTTCAACAACCAGCTCCCCGGGGCAACCTATGCGCTGGCCACGAATCCGGGAACCCAGACACCCGCGGTGGCGATGAGCTTCGCCTCCCGCAGCGTCCAGTACCCGCGCTACGTGGTGTCTGACTACACGCAGGTCTACTCGGAGACGCAGCGCTACGCCCACCACTTCACCTTCGCGGGGGCTCGGATGAGCCTCCAGGGCCGGGGCTGGCTCGGCTTCGCGGCGTGGACCAAGAAGGACCCGCACACGGGGCCCGCGGGCGCCCTCACCGAAACGCGGTACCACCAGGAGTTCCCTCGCACCTACGCGGTGGTGTCGCAGACGGTGCGAAGGGCCTCGGACCGGGCGCTGATGGTGCGGTCCGAATACGACTACGCCACCCCCGCCAGCGCGGGCGTCTACCAGCTCCAGACGACCGAGGTGCGCAAGAAGCTCTACACCTTCGCGACCTCGGACACGCCCGACTGCGTGAGGACCCGGGCCTTCCAATACGACGCTTACGGAAACGCCACCTCCATCACCCAGAGCACCACCGGCGCCCCCGCCGCGACGCTCTACACACGGCAGACGTTCCAGAACAGCGTGGAGCAGCACCGCTTCGGCTTCCTCACCGAGCGGCGCCAGTCCGCCGACGCCCAGGGCAACCAGACGTTGCGCTGGGACCGCAAGACGTATGACCCGACGACCTGGGACGAGAAGACCCACTCGCGATGGAGCGGCGCGGACACCTGGCAGGTCTACTCGTACCAGTATGACGACTGGGGCAATCAGACGCGGATGGAGGACCCCGCGAAGGGCGTCGTCACCCACGTCTACGAGTCGACCTACCGCACCTTCCCGAGCAAGCGCATCCTGCCCACGCCCCCCTCCGGACGCGCGCTGGAGTTCGAGTTCCACTACGACGCCACCACCGGCGTGCTGACGTCACAGACGCAGCCCAATGGCACACGCGAGGTGCACCAGCACGACGGCCTGGGCCGCCCCGTGGAGACCCAGCGAATGGGGCCCGGCGAGACGATGGTCCCCGCCCTGCGCTTCGAGCGCGGCGCCGACGCCACCGGCAGGTTCCGCAAGACGCTGACGCGCCAGGACTGGAAGAAGGACGTGTGGGCGGTGCGCACGGAGTACGTGGATGGCTTTGGCCGCGTCACCCGCACGACCAACCAGGGACAGGAGAACGGCGCGCTCGTGGGCCGGGCCATCATCGAGGACACCGTCCTCGACGCGCATGACCAGCCCGTTGAACAGAGCCTGCCCTACTTCAGTGGAGACACCTCCAAGCGGGCCCAGGCCGTGGCGTACGACGAATACGAGCGCGTGGTGCGCCGCGAGACGTCCGCCGCCGGCACAGCCCCCAACGTCTCGACGTATGCCTATCCCCGCGTCAATCGCGTGGTGCTCACCGAGGGAGCCTCGTCCAGCACACCCCGCACCCGGACGATGACCCACGGCTACTACGGCGACTCACAAGCCCTCACCGAGCTCCAGGACGGCCAGGGCCACATCACCCGCTACACCTACGACGCCGTGGGACGGCGCCTGAGCGCCACGGACCCGAAGGTGGAGACCACCTTCACCCATGACGGCCTGGACCGGAACACCGCCATCACCACCCGCTCCGGCAGCACCACCTTCACCCGGGAGACCTACGCCTACCGGGACGAGCAGCGGGAATGGACCCACACCGACGGCGCCGGGCTCGTCACCACCTTCCAGCATGATGCGCTCCGGCGCGTGACGTCGAAGACGGCCGGCACGGACCAGACGCGCTACACCTACGACGAGCAGACCAGCCCCTTCTCCCTGGGACAGCTGACCAGCGTCCAGCTCCCCGATGGCTCGGCGTATGCCTATGGGCACGACGCGGACGGCAACACGACGTCCGTGAAGCTGACCCTCGACGGGACGGCCTACACGCTGAACCAGGACTTCACGCCCACGCGGCTCGTCTCCCGCATCACCTATCCCGACGCCGCCAAGACGGAGGTGAGCTACCACCGCGACGCGCTCCAACGCCTGCTTAAGATCACGGAGGGCCCCCAGGAGCACCTCGTCCAGTCGGACTTCACCGCCCTGGGCGCCCCGGCGGTGGCCCGCTACGGCAATGGCGTGCGAACCACCTGGACGTATACGCCCGATGGACACCTGCTCACGCAGGATGTCTTCACGAAGGACGAGCGCCCCGCGTCTGCGAGCACCCTGGAGTGGAATGCCTTCTGGCAGGTGAGCGCCGTGAGGGACAGGCTGGAGGCACCCCTCACCCAGAGCTTCACCCATGACGGCCTGGGCCAGTTGGTGAAGGCGCAGGGCGGAGGGTATGGCCTCCAGGAGTTCGCCTATGACGGGGCCTGCAGCCTCACGAGCAAGGCGGGGCTGACGCTGGAGCGCTCGGGCCATCAGATTGCCCGGGGCTACACTCCCGCGAGCCCCGATGCGCTGCACACCCGCTACGACGCCAATGGCAGCCTCGTCGAGCTGAAGTACCAGGGCGCTACCCTCACGCTCAGCTACGACTCCGCCCGGCGGCTCCAGCAAGCGGGCGAGGTCCGCTTCACCTATGACCAGGATGGGCGGCGGCTGAAGAAGGTCGAACCCCAGCTCACGACGTACTACGTGGCCCCCTGCTACGAGGTGGTCGTCTTCGCGAACGGCGCCCGCCAGCACACGCGCTACGTCCTGGATGGCGACCAGCTCGTCTCCTCCGTCACCCTCGCGGAGTCGGGCACTCCGCCCGGAGCGAACGCGGGCGTGCCGTCGGTGGGCACCCGCTACTTCCACCTCAACAACACCCAGAGCACCTCGCTGGTGACCGAGGAGCGGGGACAGGTGGCCAGCACCCTGGACTACGACCCGTTCGGTGCGCCCCGCCTGCGCTCGGGCAGCGACGACTTCCGGAGGAAGCACTCGGGACTGGAGCTGGACAGCACGGGCCTCTACTACGCGGCCTCGCGCTACTACAGCCCGCTGCTGGGAGGCTTCATCAGCGCCGACGTCCAGATGGGCGCGTCCGAGGACCGCATGGGGGCATTCAACCGCTACGCCTACGTCCTCAATGACCCTGTCACCCTCATCGACCCGATGGGCCTGGGCTTCTTCGACAGCATCGCGAACTTCTTCACCAACACGCTGCCCAACTGGGTCTCCAAGCACTGGCAGGAGATTGTCTCGTACACGATAGACATCGCGCTCATCGCCGGAGGCATCGCGCTGTCGTTCGTCCCGGGCCTGCAAGGGGTCGCGGCGTTCGCCATCGGCGTGGCCGTGGGAGGAATGGTCGGCGCGGGCCTGGGCGGCTTGGCCTACAACATCAGCGCGAACGCGACGGGCAAGGAGTTCAGCTGGGCGGATTGGGGAACCCAGGTGGGCATCGGCGCAGCGGCGGGAGCCATCGCCGGAGGCTTCGCCGGCGTGGGAGAACTGGCGGCGACCAGCCTCAACCTGGCGAGCCGAAGCCTGCTCAACATCGGCTTGCGCGCGGGCGTGGATGCCATTGGCGGCGTGGTGTCCGGCCTGAGCAGCCAGTTGATAGGCAATGCCGTCGCGGGCGCGCCCCTGGCGGCGGACCTCACCTTCGCCGCGATCCTGGGCGGTGTGGGAGGAGCCCTGGGAAGCGTCGTCGCCAACGGCGGCAAGGCCATGCTCACCCGCGTGGCCCGCTCGCTGGACTCCGTGGATGGACTGACGGATGGCCTTCGCCGGGCCAACTACAACCTCTCCGGCCCCACGATGCAGCTCGAGGTGGAGGGGATGCGCAAGGTCATCGCGCTGTCGCTGGGAGGCACCTTCGGAACCTCCCTCGGGTACACGCTCAGCTACCTGCACGCGGAGCAGCTCTTCCTGCCCGGCATGAAGTGA
- a CDS encoding site-2 protease family protein, producing MERATLLFWLWMLFFAVNVLWALGQSAVATSFGARPTSVQLGYGPTLFSVTLSGIRWSLRPIALGSSVSFDGPPPEGAKDAPPENRLRRLPVGLHLAVILVPWLFLVGVSMACLGAREGLGQFLSGFAIPFQPSALPGRLERFIALLQSGEVLRAWGLTSAKLAALNLLPVPMLAGGAALLLPWRNRPVPVWVAGLNFLALAFFLPWACYTLYLLGGVIFR from the coding sequence ATGGAACGTGCCACCCTGCTCTTCTGGCTCTGGATGCTCTTCTTCGCCGTCAATGTCCTCTGGGCCCTGGGACAGTCCGCGGTGGCCACCTCCTTCGGGGCGCGCCCCACGTCGGTGCAACTGGGTTACGGGCCCACGTTGTTCTCGGTGACGCTGAGCGGCATCCGGTGGTCGCTCCGGCCCATCGCCCTGGGCAGCTCGGTGAGCTTCGATGGCCCGCCCCCGGAAGGCGCCAAGGACGCGCCCCCGGAGAACCGCCTGCGTCGGCTGCCGGTGGGCCTGCACCTGGCCGTCATCCTCGTGCCCTGGCTCTTCCTCGTGGGCGTCTCCATGGCGTGCCTGGGCGCGAGGGAAGGGCTGGGCCAGTTCCTCTCGGGCTTCGCCATCCCCTTCCAGCCCTCCGCCCTCCCCGGCCGCCTGGAGCGCTTCATCGCCCTGCTTCAGTCAGGCGAGGTGCTGCGCGCCTGGGGCCTCACCAGCGCCAAGCTGGCCGCCCTCAACCTCTTGCCCGTGCCCATGCTCGCGGGAGGCGCGGCGCTGCTGCTCCCCTGGCGCAACCGGCCCGTGCCCGTGTGGGTCGCGGGCCTCAACTTCCTGGCGCTGGCCTTCTTCCTGCCCTGGGCCTGCTACACCCTCTACCTGCTCGGCGGCGTCATCTTCCGCTGA
- a CDS encoding LysE family translocator — protein MLFEPTRLLAFLLAGVALNLTPGPDTMYVLARSMGQGRSAGFVSALGICVGGLFHISAAALGLSALLATSAVAFLVVKWVGALYLVWMGVQMLRSKTGPQAVEGLQPASLWRIFRDGVVTNVLNPKVAVFFLAFLPQFVDPSRGSTGLQFVLLGLLFDATGTLWLVFLAGVAGGFGAWLRRNPRFAAWQQRVTGGVFVALGARLALQERA, from the coding sequence ATGCTCTTCGAGCCGACGCGCCTGCTGGCCTTCCTCCTCGCCGGAGTGGCCCTCAACCTCACCCCCGGGCCTGACACGATGTATGTGCTGGCGAGGAGCATGGGACAGGGCCGGTCCGCCGGGTTCGTCTCCGCGCTCGGCATCTGCGTGGGCGGCCTCTTCCACATCAGCGCGGCGGCCCTGGGCTTGTCGGCGCTGCTCGCCACCTCCGCGGTGGCGTTCCTGGTGGTGAAGTGGGTGGGCGCGCTCTACCTGGTGTGGATGGGCGTGCAGATGCTGCGCAGCAAGACAGGGCCCCAGGCGGTGGAGGGACTCCAGCCCGCAAGCCTCTGGCGCATCTTCCGTGATGGTGTCGTCACCAACGTGCTCAACCCGAAGGTGGCCGTGTTCTTCCTGGCCTTCCTGCCGCAGTTCGTGGACCCGTCGCGGGGCTCCACGGGCCTGCAGTTCGTGCTGCTCGGCCTGCTGTTCGACGCCACGGGGACGCTGTGGCTTGTCTTCCTCGCGGGCGTGGCGGGAGGCTTCGGCGCATGGCTGCGGCGCAATCCTCGCTTCGCCGCGTGGCAGCAGCGCGTGACGGGCGGCGTGTTCGTCGCGCTGGGCGCGAGGCTCGCCCTCCAGGAGCGCGCGTAG
- the aqpZ gene encoding aquaporin Z yields the protein MRSTRERKAPAAAIAAKGEEAMRKYVAEFVGTFVLVLGGVGAAVLAGDRIGFLGVSFAFGLSLLAMVYVIGPISGCHVNPAVTVGLSLAGKFENKHMLGYIVAQCLGAFLAAGVVLAIAKGIPGGYQASVSGLGSNGYGLASPEGYGAGAAFLTEVALTFLLVLTVLGATDARAPVGFAGLAIGLVLTLIHLVGIPVTNTSVNPARSLGPAVFAGGMALGQLWLFIIAPLLGSGLAAAVYRTLFRPVAAISARTAERSLDAQRAQRIAEDRGDRTHSPV from the coding sequence ATGCGTTCAACCAGGGAGAGGAAGGCCCCGGCCGCCGCCATCGCGGCCAAGGGCGAAGAGGCGATGCGGAAGTACGTGGCCGAGTTCGTCGGGACCTTCGTCCTGGTGCTCGGCGGCGTGGGAGCGGCCGTGCTGGCGGGGGACCGCATCGGTTTCCTGGGTGTCTCGTTTGCCTTTGGTCTGTCGCTGCTGGCCATGGTGTATGTCATTGGCCCCATCTCCGGCTGTCACGTGAATCCAGCGGTGACGGTGGGGCTGTCCCTGGCGGGCAAGTTCGAGAACAAACACATGCTGGGCTACATCGTGGCGCAGTGTCTGGGGGCCTTCCTCGCGGCGGGCGTGGTGCTGGCCATCGCGAAAGGGATTCCCGGGGGCTACCAGGCGTCTGTCTCCGGCTTGGGCTCCAACGGGTATGGGCTTGCATCTCCCGAAGGGTATGGCGCGGGAGCGGCCTTCCTGACGGAGGTGGCGCTCACCTTCCTGCTCGTGCTGACGGTGCTGGGGGCGACGGACGCGAGGGCCCCGGTGGGCTTCGCGGGGCTGGCCATCGGCCTGGTCCTGACGCTCATCCACCTGGTGGGCATCCCGGTGACGAACACGTCGGTGAACCCCGCGCGCAGCCTGGGGCCGGCGGTGTTCGCGGGAGGGATGGCGCTGGGACAGTTGTGGTTGTTCATCATCGCGCCGCTCCTGGGCAGCGGGCTGGCGGCGGCGGTGTACCGCACGCTGTTCCGTCCCGTGGCGGCCATCTCCGCGCGCACGGCGGAGCGCTCGCTGGATGCGCAGCGGGCCCAGCGCATCGCCGAGGACCGGGGAGACAGGACACACTCGCCGGTGTGA
- the hpt gene encoding hypoxanthine phosphoribosyltransferase yields MAFYEQEVGVLIPEDKLQARVRELGAQITRDYAGKELTFVCVLKGSTFFAMDLARAVDLPLTMEFLGVSSYQGGTETTGEVRITTDVSKPMAGKHLLIIEDIIDTGLTMSFLLENLRARHPASLKLCSLLEKPSRARTKIDIDYKGFVIDDHFVVGYGLDYGEKLRNVPFIGVMKGK; encoded by the coding sequence TTGGCGTTCTACGAGCAGGAAGTCGGAGTCCTGATTCCCGAGGACAAGCTGCAAGCACGCGTGCGGGAGCTGGGCGCGCAAATCACCCGGGACTACGCGGGCAAGGAGCTCACGTTCGTCTGTGTGCTCAAGGGCTCCACGTTCTTCGCCATGGACCTGGCGCGGGCGGTGGACCTGCCGCTGACGATGGAGTTCCTGGGCGTGTCCAGCTACCAGGGAGGCACGGAGACGACGGGAGAGGTGCGCATCACCACCGACGTCAGCAAGCCCATGGCGGGCAAGCACCTGCTCATCATCGAGGACATCATCGACACGGGGCTCACCATGAGCTTCCTGCTGGAGAACCTGCGGGCCCGGCACCCGGCGTCGCTGAAGCTGTGCTCGCTGTTGGAGAAGCCGTCGCGCGCCCGGACGAAGATTGACATCGACTACAAGGGCTTCGTCATCGACGACCACTTCGTGGTGGGCTACGGCCTGGACTACGGAGAGAAGCTCCGCAACGTGCCATTCATTGGCGTGATGAAGGGCAAGTAG
- a CDS encoding uracil phosphoribosyltransferase — MRDTLYANVPFQLNEMTHHYGRNVHLVGNPFLLSQLATLCAKGVIQPQINRLVETLYVDLVKTVVNAEFPRKMVSLPTRMIDYTPQGLYQGEVIDPQVRVVTVNIARAGTLPSQVTYDLLNATVDPTVVRQDHIIMSRMIDPAESVVGSQIGGAKIGGDVDDAIVLFPDPMGATGSSLSTAIKLYKEKVPGTARRIITLNLIVTPEYLRKMTTDHPDVIIYALRLDRGLSPPEVFGTAPGALWEKERGLDDRQYIVPGGGGFGEIMNNAYV, encoded by the coding sequence ATGCGTGACACCCTGTACGCGAACGTGCCCTTCCAGTTGAACGAGATGACCCACCACTATGGACGAAACGTCCACCTGGTCGGCAATCCGTTCCTGCTCTCCCAGTTGGCCACGTTGTGCGCCAAGGGTGTCATCCAGCCGCAGATCAACCGGCTGGTGGAGACGCTCTACGTCGACCTGGTGAAGACGGTGGTGAACGCGGAGTTCCCCCGGAAGATGGTGAGCCTGCCCACGCGGATGATTGATTACACACCGCAGGGGCTCTACCAGGGGGAGGTCATCGACCCGCAGGTCCGGGTGGTGACGGTGAACATCGCGCGGGCGGGCACGCTGCCGTCGCAGGTGACGTATGACCTGCTCAACGCGACGGTGGACCCGACGGTGGTGCGGCAGGACCACATCATCATGAGCCGGATGATCGACCCGGCCGAGTCCGTGGTGGGCTCGCAGATTGGCGGCGCGAAGATTGGCGGGGACGTGGATGACGCCATCGTGCTGTTCCCGGACCCGATGGGTGCGACGGGGAGCAGCCTGTCCACGGCCATCAAGCTCTACAAGGAGAAGGTGCCCGGGACGGCCCGGCGCATCATCACCCTGAACCTCATCGTCACGCCGGAGTACCTGCGGAAGATGACGACGGACCACCCGGACGTCATCATCTATGCGCTCCGGTTGGACCGGGGCCTGTCTCCTCCGGAGGTGTTCGGCACGGCGCCGGGCGCGCTCTGGGAGAAGGAGCGGGGCCTGGATGACAGGCAGTACATCGTCCCCGGAGGCGGCGGCTTCGGGGAGATCATGAACAACGCCTACGTGTAG